TCACCGCATTGCGCGAGCTGGAGGACGAGAATCCGTTGCTGCATGTGGTGTGGGTGGAACGGCTAGCCGAGGTCCATGTGCAGCTGATGGGCGCAGTGCAGTTGGAAATCATTCAGCAGACCCTGCATGATCGTTTCGGTCTTGATGTGTCGTTCGGTCCGGGCTCGATTCTGTATCGTGAAACCATCACCGAGCCAATCGAGGGCATCGGCCATTTTGAGCCGCTCAGGCATTATGCCGAAGCGCATATTCTGCTCGAACCGGGGAAGCCCGGAAGCGGCATCAGCGTGGCATCTGCTTTGTCCGAAAACGATTTGGATCGTAACTGGCAGCGTCTGATTCTTACGCATCTGACCGAGCGTGAGCATCTCGGCGTGCTAGTTGGTGCACCGCTGACCGATATCAAGATGACACTGGTGGCAGGCAAGGCGCATCTGAAACATACCGAAGGCGGTGACTTCCGTCAGGCCACCTATCGTGCGATTCGTCAGGGTCTGATGGAAGCCAGAGCCGGAGTCAGCGGACGTCCCGGCTCTCCGGTTGAGGAACGCCCCGATACCACGGGCCAGGGCAACTGTCGACTACTTGAGCCGTGGTATCGATTCCGTCTTGAAGTGCCCGCCGATATGATCGGCCGGGCGATGAGTGATGTTCAACGCATGTCTGGCACGTTCGATTCGCCGTCCACCGACGGTGGCTACGCAGTGATTGAAGGTGAAGCGCCGGTTTCTGAAATGCGTGACTATGCGATGGAAGTGAATCAGTACGCCCATGGTCATGGCCGGTTCTCCGCCACTTTCGGCGGTTATAAGCCGTGCCATGACGCGGAACAGGTCATCAAGATAGCCGTCTATGACCCCGAATCGGATCTGGACAACACCCCGGATTCGGTGTTCTGCGCCCACGGTGCCGGCTATCCCGTCAAATGGTATAAAGTCCCGGAATTCGCCCACTTGGATTATGCCACTACCAAATCTGCGGCCTAATAAACCCGTTCTTCTCCAGAAAACGTTGGATATCACGCATCTCAGGCATATTGATTGAATGGGCCATGCCCGGATACACTTCTTCGGTCAGCGTGCCGTGCTCACGCCAGAATGTGCCCATCGCCGCAACATCGGCTTTGGGGAAGATATCGTCAATCGCGCCATGCCCATAGAACACCGGCGGCTGCAGCGAAGCGAGCTGTGCATCTCCGTCAACGGTGCCCGGCGCCAGCCAGCCTGAACAGGATACGGCTGCAGCGTACCGGTTTGGGTTGAATCGCAGTATATGGGTGGCCAGCAATCCGCCCTGCGAAAAGCCCATCATGACTATCGGCCGGGTTGCGGGAATGTTTGCCCCGACCCATGCATCGATAGCCTGCGCCGCGGCAAGTGCCTGTTCGTCCAATGATTTGCCTTCCGGCACGCCCTCATGCGCCCATGAGCCAAACCATGTGTATCCCATGCCATAGGCGATGGGAGCCTGCAGACTGGCATAGTCGGCGGAACCGGCCCCACAGTAGTTCAGCAAGTCGGGCAGGTCGTATTCATTGGAGCCCCAGCCATGCAGTAGCATGAATACCGGGTCGTTTTCCAGGCCCTTCAATCGGGTCAAAGCCTTGGTGATTTCCATGCCTCCCAGTGTAGCCATCGCGAGTGTCGGAACGGGCGTTTGAACCATCCATAAGCAACCCATATAGCCACGCCGTTCAATTCGCTGCCCATTTGCGTTATGGTCATAACCAAGCCGCGCGGGGAGTGGCCTCGCGCAGATAACGCGACAATAAAGGGGGTGCGCAATGACCAGGTTCAACACTCAGCTCGTCCACGGACTGCCGGTTGGAGACAACAACACCGGAGCCGTGAACCCGCCGATCTACAACTCGACGACATATGCTTTCGAGAGGGTCGACGCGATGCCCCGTTATGACTATGCGCGCAGCGGCAATCCCACACGCGACTTCCTGGAACAGCAGATCGCTCAGCTCGAGCAGGGAACGCGTGGTTTTGCGTTCGCCTCGGGGCTGGCGGCGATTCATGCGGTACTGAGCATTTTCAAGCCCGGTGACCGCATCGTGGTCGGTGACAATATTTATGGCGGATCGTATTCCCAGCTCAATGAGTTCTTCACTCGCTGGGGAATCATCGTCGAGGCCGTCGACACTCAGGACATTGCAGCATTGGAGGCCGCCGTCAAAGGCGACCGCGCGAACGGCATCGCGCCTGCCCAAGCCGTCTACTTTGAAACCCTGACCAATCCACTGCTCAAGGTGAACGACGTACGCGCCATCTCCACGGTGGCCCACCGTTTCGGGGCGCTTTCGATTGTGGACAACACGTTCGTGACCCCGTACCTGCAAAAGCCGCTTGCGCTGGGTGCGGATGTGGTGATTCACTCCGCCACCAAGTATCTGGCCGGTCATTCTGATGTGAACGCCGGTCTGGTGGTCGTTTCCGGTGAGGATCTGGCGAACCGCGTGTACTTTGCGCAGAACCGTTTGGGTGGTGTGTTGGCTCCCGCTGAGTGCGACGCGGTACGCCGCGGCATTCAGACTCTGGCCCTGCGCATGGACCGTCAGCAGGAGAACGCCAATGCCATTGCCTGCTACCTGCTGGTGCACCCGCTGGTCAAGTCGGTGCATTACCCGGGACTGCCCGGTGCCGGCGATCAGCATCTGGCCGCCAAGGGACTCAAGGGTGCCGGCGGCGTGCTGAGTTTCGAGGTGGTGCCCGGCGTTGACCCTGCGGATGTGCTCAACAACCTGCATTTGTTCCGGCTTGCGGTATCGTTGGGGGCTGTGGAGTCGCTTGCCGAGCTGCCCTGTCGCATGACGCATTTCGAGCTGCCCCGTGAGGAGCGCCTGAAGATCGGTATCACCGATGAGCTGGTGCGCCTTGCCGTTGGCATCGAAGACGCCAACGATTTGATTGAGGATCTTGGTCAGGCTTTCGATACCGCCTACGCCCGTTACATCGATCGACATGCCGATACTGACGTGTTCCAACAACTGACTTCGGGGGTGTTCGCCTGATCTGATACTTTTCCTGCCTATTTCTACTCCTGGGGAGCGGCGTCGGTTGTGCCACACCGGCGCCGCTTTTTTATGCCTTTGTTCTTGTTGGGCCGGGGATGCTGTCGGGATTATGCGAGCTGAATGTGGTTTTTGGTTCCGTTCCTCGGTGGGACTTGGCTTTTATGGCGCAGATGCAGAGAGAAAAATCGACTCGTGGTGGTATCTCACTGCAACTCGCGGATTTCGTGCCATGTAAGAAGGGACCCACGTTTTTTCCGTGTTATGTGGCAAACCGTCATCAGGACAAGACTGCGTATGCATTATGCCAGACGCGTATCCATCACGTCTCCCGTTATGATGGACACGATCTAGCAAAACAGGCCGCGTGAGAACTGTACGCGGCGAAACAGAGGAAAGGACCCGACATGGCCATTGATATCTACGGTGCTACATGGTGCGGTGACTGCCGTCAAGCCAAGAACACGCTCGACAAGCTGGGGGTGGCATACACTTGGCACAACATTGAGGAAGAGGAAGGCGCTGCCGACCGTGCCGTGGCCATCAGCGGCCAGCAGCACATTCCGGTTGTGTTGTACGGTGACGGCTCGTTCCAGGTGGAGCCCTCCGCAGTGGATATCAAGAACAAGCTGCAGGAGTTGGGGGAGCTGACCGACTAGGGCTCGGTCCAGGAATTACATGGGATGCACGTTCGCCTGCTTATGAATGTTGGATGAGTGTTCGGGGCTCACGCGGGCTCCGGCTGTTTGTGCAATGCGGGTTGGATCTGGTGGAAGTTGGTACATTGTATGCTAGCGGAAAGATCACGCTAGCTTCGGAGCGATTCTCTTGACAGCATTACTGACTTTCATTTCGTTGGATCTGACCGTCGAGGTTTACCTTTGACCTCAACTTTTGAGAATGAGGTCCAATGCCTTCCGGTATCGGACCTCATTGCGCTTATAGGGTATG
This sequence is a window from Bifidobacterium breve DSM 20213 = JCM 1192. Protein-coding genes within it:
- a CDS encoding mycoredoxin — protein: MAIDIYGATWCGDCRQAKNTLDKLGVAYTWHNIEEEEGAADRAVAISGQQHIPVVLYGDGSFQVEPSAVDIKNKLQELGELTD
- a CDS encoding trans-sulfuration enzyme family protein encodes the protein MTRFNTQLVHGLPVGDNNTGAVNPPIYNSTTYAFERVDAMPRYDYARSGNPTRDFLEQQIAQLEQGTRGFAFASGLAAIHAVLSIFKPGDRIVVGDNIYGGSYSQLNEFFTRWGIIVEAVDTQDIAALEAAVKGDRANGIAPAQAVYFETLTNPLLKVNDVRAISTVAHRFGALSIVDNTFVTPYLQKPLALGADVVIHSATKYLAGHSDVNAGLVVVSGEDLANRVYFAQNRLGGVLAPAECDAVRRGIQTLALRMDRQQENANAIACYLLVHPLVKSVHYPGLPGAGDQHLAAKGLKGAGGVLSFEVVPGVDPADVLNNLHLFRLAVSLGAVESLAELPCRMTHFELPREERLKIGITDELVRLAVGIEDANDLIEDLGQAFDTAYARYIDRHADTDVFQQLTSGVFA
- a CDS encoding alpha/beta hydrolase; this encodes MEITKALTRLKGLENDPVFMLLHGWGSNEYDLPDLLNYCGAGSADYASLQAPIAYGMGYTWFGSWAHEGVPEGKSLDEQALAAAQAIDAWVGANIPATRPIVMMGFSQGGLLATHILRFNPNRYAAAVSCSGWLAPGTVDGDAQLASLQPPVFYGHGAIDDIFPKADVAAMGTFWREHGTLTEEVYPGMAHSINMPEMRDIQRFLEKNGFIRPQIW